GAAAAGCGTCAGGTAGTCGCCGGCAAAGGCCAGGCCGACGGCGCCGCCCGCGTAGACGTAGGCCGCAATGTGCTGGCCGCTCTCCTTCACGTGCAGGCTGTAGACCCCGCTTATGAAGGCCATGAGCGTGAAGATGAAGGCGAATACGTAGCTGAGCTTATCGACCCTTCCGAAGACCAGCTCCTGGCCGAGGAGCGGCACCACGCCGTAGGTCCCGTAAGACATGGTGGCGACCGTTATGAACGCGAGCGCGGGCAGAAGGAGGATATAGGCCTGCCTTACCCTCCCCTGGAATACCGGGATAAGGACGGAGCCGAGTATGAGTATGAAGGCCGGGTGTATCCAGTTAAATATTCCCATTTGTTCCCCCGGGGCTATTTTTCATAATAGTCCTCTTTCCTCTGGAGCCATAGCTTCCCGAGGGCCTTGGAGACGATGATGATGAGGACGCAGGAGATGAAGCCGAATACGGCGCTAAAGCCCGGTATCTCGTCCCAGTAGAAGTGCAGGTGATGCCTGGGTATCACGAAATCCAGCCCGACAAAGATGATAACTGCCGCGTAAAAGGCCCACTTGAGGAGCCTCATGGTGTCCTTGTTCTCGTATATCCTGTCGAGCCTCATTGCAGCACCCTCTCAGCGAGCGACAGGAGGAAGTCGGGGTAGACGCCTATCGCAACGGTTATGACGGCGGTCACAAGGAGCGGGACCAGCACGAATTTCGGGGCCTCCTTCACGCCTTCCAGATGGACGTTCCCCTCAGGGCTCTCGAAATAGGCCTTGAAGACGATCGGCAGGAAGTATGCCGCGTTAAGCACCGTGCTCGCGAGAAGTACGATGAGCGGGACGGTGTCCATGGCTTCCATTGCGCCTATGCCCATGTACCATTTGCTCGTGAACCCGGCCATGGCCGGGACGCCTATCATGCTCAGGGCCCCTATCGTGAAGGCCGCCATGGTAAGCGGCATCTTGTACCCTATGCCGCTCAGGTTGCTTATCTTTTTTATGTGCGAAGCAACGAAAATCGATCCCGCGCAGAAGAAGAGCGTTATTTTCGAGAAGGCATGGTTCCCGATATGGAGTATCCCGCCCGATATGCCGTGTGGCGTAAGGAGCGCAACGCCGAGTATGACGTATGAGAGCTGGCTTACAGTCGAATAGGCGAGCCTGGCCTTCAGGTCGTCCTTGGTGAGCGCTATTACCGATGCCGCAAGTATTGTTATCGAGACGAAATAGACCGTGGGCATCCCCAGGTTGAAGGCGGACATCACGTCTATGCCGAAGGTGTGGAGCATGACCCTCACGACAGAGAAGACCCCGACCTTGACGACCGCGACCGCGTGCAGGAGTCCGCTCACCGGCGTCGGGGCGACCATCGCGGACGGCAGCCAGTTATGGAGCGGCATTATGCCAGCCTTCGCAAACCCGAGGAGGAAGCAGACATACGTGATGGTAACGAGCGTCTGCGACATCCCGGTATTGAATATGCCGCCCTGCTGGAAATCCAGCGTGCCGGTAATCATGTACGTGAGTATGAGCGCGCCGAGGAGGAAGGTCTTCGAGGCGCCCATGAGGTACACAATGTACTTCTTGCTTCCCTCCCAGGCCTCGTCGTCCTCGTGGTGCGCGACCAGCGGATAGGTCATTATGCTCAGCACCTCGTAGAAGAGGTAGAGCGTAAAGAGGTTCGCCGAGAAGGCCACTCCGAGCGCGGAGGAGAGAGCTATGGCGAAGCAGGCGTAATAGCGGGTCTGCGCGTGCTCGTTAAGGGAGCGCATGTAGCCGATGGAGTAGGTAGTCGCGATAATCCAGAGAAATGACGCGGTAGTGGCGAAAAACAGCCCGAGCGCGTCAACCCTGAACTTGAGCTCTATTCCGGGCAGCACCGTAAACAACGTGTACTCGATTATCTTCCCGGAGAATATGTCCGGGAACATCGAGACAACGAGCGCGAACTTGACGAGCGCCGCGAGGTAGGTCCACGATTCCCTCAGGTTTGGCCTGTTCCTCGACATGATTATCAGGGCCACGACCACTGCCGAGGCCAGAATCGCTATGAAGGGCCTTATGGATACTATCGTTTCCATCTCATTCCTTTCCCTGGCCTACAGCGGGAACGCCGCGTAGCGGGCGAGGTTTATGAAGTAAGCCGGATATACTCCCAGTGCGACGACCGCCGCCAGGGCGATTATAAGCACGCACAGGAGGCCCCGCGAGCTTGCAAGCGCGAATTCCTTTTCAGGCTCCCTCATGTACATGAGCATGACTATCCGTATGTAGTAGTACGCCGCGACCGCGCTCATGAGGGCGGCTATTACCGCAAGGCCTACCATGCCCTTGTGGATAAGGGCCATGAAGACGTAGAACTTGGCCACGAACCCCGCGGTCGGCGGTATTCCCGCGAGCGAGAAGAGGAATACCAGCATCGCAAGGGCCGTGAGCCTGTTAGACTTTGCAAGCCCGGCGTAGTGCGATATCTGGTCGCCGGACTGGCTGTCCTTCCTCATCAGTATGATTATCCCGAATATCCCGAGGTTCATGAACGCGTATACGAGGAGATAGAACATGACGCTCGCCATCCCCTCCTCGCTTCCGGCCACGATGCCCAGAAGCGCGTACCCCGCGTGGCCGACGCTCGAGAAGGCGAGCATCCGCTTTATGCTGGTCTGCATTATGGCGGTTATGTTGCCGACGACCATGCTTCCCACGGCTATCGCCGCTATGGCCATCTGCCAATTGTCGTATGCCGGGAAGAGGCCTTCGAGGAAGACCCTCATTATGACCGCGAACGCCGCGGCCTTTGGCCCTGCGGCCATGAATGCTGTTATGGGCGTGGGCGCGCCCTCGTAGGCGTCCGGCGCCCACATGTGGAACGGGAAGCCCGCCACCTTGAAGGCGAAGCCCGCAACGAGCATTATCACCGCCAGCGTGAAGAGCGGCCCGGTTACGGCTCCGGCCTCAAGCGCCGCCGATATGGCCGCGAGCTGTGTGGTCCCCGTAAGGCCGTATATGAGCGATATGCCGTAAAGGAGTATGGCCGACGAGAATGCGCCGAGGATGACGTACTTCATCGCGGCTTCGTTCGATTTCCTGCTCGTTTGCAGGAAACCGACGAGGGCGTAGACCGGAAGCGAGGCGAGCTCGAGCCCGAGATAGATGGTCAGGAGGTCGGAACCCGAGGCCATTATCATCATGCCCGAGAGGGAGAAGAGCATGAGGACGTAATACTCTCCGAGGTCTATCTCCTCGGTCTTTATGTAGCGTAACGATACAAGGACCGCGAAGACCGCGACTATGTAGAATATGAGCTTGAAAAAGGCCGAATAGCCGTCCAGCACGAACATTCCAGAGAAGGCTGAAATACCCGAGCCCGCGAGGTTCCAGGAGAACCAGGCAGCTACGGCCACCGACAGGACCGCAAGCGCAGGCACGACCCACCTCTTCGAGCGCGGGACAACAAGGTCCACCATGAGGATAATGCAGGCCATACCGGCTATGACCATCTCCGGCAGTATGGCCAGGAAATCCCCGGGTGAAAAGAACGCGGCTACATCAGGACCGTTCATAATCCAAAACCCTCAAATTTGCTGGCATTGGCCTGGTTTATCAGGTTGCCTACCGATTCGTGCATGTATCCGAGGAAATCCTCGGGATGGAAGCCCACCCAGAAAACGAAGACGACGAGGGCGAGAAGGGCTATTGCCTCCCTGAAATCCACATCCCATACCTTGTGCCCGTGCGAGTCGCCGTGGCCGTGTCCGTGGCCGCCGTGCCCGTGGCTGTCAGCGCCGAAGGCCATGCTCTTATACATGTAGAGCATGTAGGCTGCGCCGCCCACGATGCCTATAAGTAGCAGGATGAGATACGGCTTGTAGACCTCGTAGGCGCCGAAGGCGATAAGTATCTCGCCTATGAAGCCGTTCGTCCCCGGGAAGCCGAGCGAAGCGAGCGTGAATATGAAGAGGAACGTAGCGTAGACGGGCACGCGGGAAGCCGCCCAGCCGTAGTCGCCTATTTGCCTCGTGTGCGTCCTTTCGTAGATAAGACCTATGCAGAGGAATAGCGCGCTCGTGGTTATGCCGTGGTTGAACATCTGGAGTATCGCGCCCTCTATGCCGTTCTTGTTGAAAAGGAATATGCCCATGGTGATGAAGCCCATGTGGCTTATGCTCGAGTACGCGATGAGCTTCTTAAGGTCTTTCTGCGCAAGGGCCAGGAACGCCCCGTAGATTATGGCGACAATCGAGATTATGACTATAGGGGTAGCGAAGAACCTCGACGCGTCCGGAAACATCGTGAGGCAGAATCTAAGGAATCCGTAGGTGCCCATCTTGAGAAGCACTCCGGCTAGGATGATACTGCCTGCCGTCGGAGCCTCGACGTGCGCGTCCGGGAGCCATGTATGGAACGGGAACATCGGCACCTTCACCGCAAAGGCCACGAAGAACGCCATGAAGACCCATATCTGGAACGCGAAGCTGTACTTGTGCTCCATGAGGACCAGCATGTCGAAGGTCTTCCCGGCCGCGAAGTAGAGAGCTATCATGCCCACGAGCATGAGGATGCTCCCGGCTAGCGTGTAGAGGAAGAACTTTATAGCCGAGTAGACGCGGTTCGGCCCGCCCCAGACCCCTATTATGAGGTACATGGGTATGAGCATAGCCTCCCAGAAGAGGTAGAAGAGGAACATGTCGAGGGCCGAAAAGACCCCCAGCATGGCCGCCTGCATTATAAGGAGCGCTATCATGAACTCCTTGACCTTCTTCTCGATCGCCTTCCAGGACGCGAGCACGCATATTATGCCGAGGAACGCCGTTAGGAATACGAAAAGGACGCTTATGCCGTCAACGCCCAGGTAGTATGATATGTTCCAGGCCGGTATCCACTCGTGCCTTTCAACGAATTGCATGCTGTGGGTGGAGACGTCGAATGCGTTCATGAGCGGGATGGCCAGGGCGAAATCCGCGGCCAGCGTTACGAGCGCCACCCACCGTATCGCGCGCGCATCCTTAATGAACAGGATTACGAGCGCCCCGAGGACCGGCAGGAATACGATTGAGCTCAAGAGGTGTCCGGACATCATTACCCTTTCAGAGCGTCGATCTCGTCGACGTTGAACGTTTTGTTGCTCCTTACGAGCGCTATGAGTATGCCGAGCGCCACCGCCACCTCGGCCGCGGCCACGGTGATGGTGAAGATGGTGAATATCTGCCCGGTCATGTCGCCGAGCAGGTACGAGAACGCCATGAAGTTGATGTTCACGGAATTGAGCATGAGCTCAATGGACATGAGGATCACGATGACGTTCCGCCTCGTGAGGACCCCGGCCGCCCCTATCATGAAAAGGACGGCTGAAAGCGCTATGTACCAGGTAACCGGGACCATTGTCACCGACGCTCCTTTGCTATGACTATCGCCGCAACCAGCGCGGCCAGGAGGATCACCGAAACGACTTCAAACGGGAAGAGGTACTTAGTAAATAGCATCCTTCCGATCGACTCGACCGTCGGCTCCCACGCCACGGCCGGGCTGATCCCCATCGGGGTAAGGAAGACGAAGGCCAGCATCTGCGCCGCGAGCACCAGAATGACCCCTACGACGAACCTCTTCTTCACGGGCGGGAAGGCCTGAAGGACCGCCTTCCTCATGTCGAGTATGAGGACGACGAAGAGGAAAAGCACCATGACCGCGCCCACGTATATGAATATCTGCACCGCCGCCAGGAAGGGCGACCTCAAGAGCACGAAGAGCGCCGCGACCTGTATAAGGCACATTATGAGCGCAAGGGCGCTGTGCACCGGGTTTCTGACTGTCACCACCGCCAGGCCCGAAGCAACCGCGACCGCCGCGAACATCAAAAAAAATAGCTTTTCCATCAACCTTCCCTGTTGTTTTCCATCGGCGGCTGGCCGGCTCGACCCTGCCGCGTTATTCGCCCTTTAGAGGTTTCTCTTCTTCTGCATCCGGAGGTCCGGCACGACCCTTATGCCCTCCGGCGTCCTCTCGAACTTCGACCTTACGATAAAGCCGCCCTGGATGCTCTCGGGTATGGACTGGGGCTTCAAGAGCTCGTCCTTTTCCCTGGTCGTGCACGAGAGGTCCAGGCAGGCGAGCTCGTAGTCACGCCCGAGCCTTACCGCCCTCGTGGGACAGGCGTCCTCGCAGTAGCCGCAGAACATGCACCTGGCGAGCTCCACTTTCCAGACCTTTGCCACCCTGTCCGCAATGCCCCTGCCCGTATTGTCCTCCATAGGGATGACGGTTATGCATTTGGTCGGGCAGACCTTTGCGCAAAGCTCGCATGCTACGCAGAGCTCGCGGCCGTTCTCGTCCTTATTAAGGGTGTGCTGGCCGCGGAACCTCCTGTCCGGGACCCACTTCTCCTCATCCGGGTACTTGAGCGTAATGCTCCTCGAAACGTTGTACTTGAGCGTTATCGAGAGCCCCTTCACGAAATCGACGAAGAGGGCTTTTTTTATGAATTCTGCTATCCTGCTCGGCCCTTTGCTCATATCTTCATAAGTCCTGTCACAAGGATGTTTACGAGGGACAGCGGTATCAGCACCTTCCAGCCTATGGTCATGAGCTGGTCATACCTGTAGCGCGGGAGCGTGAACCTGAGCCACATGAAAAAGTATATGAAGAGGATGACTTTGCCCAGGAACCAGAATATCGACGGCACAAGGTGGAATATCGAGATGTCCAGGGGCGGGTTCCAGCCCCCGAAGAACATGATGACCGTCAGCACCGATACCGTGACCATGGCGATGTACTCGGCGAGCATGAAAAACGAAAACCTCATGCCGCTGTACTCGGTATGGAACCCTGAGGCCAGCGTGCCCTCGTCCTCCGGGAGGTCGAAGGGTATGCGGTTTATTTCGGCCAGGGCCGCGATTATGAATATCACGAACCACACCGGCCCGACCGGCAGGTAGAATATGTTCCAGTCGAGGAAGCTCCCGGATTGGCTCCTGACCATGTCGAGGAGGTTAAGCGAATTCGTGAGCATCACAACGCCTATGGCCGCGAAGCTCATGGATATCTCGTAGCTTATCATCTGGGCGGACGAACGAAGGCCTCCGAGGAGCGAGTATTTCGAGTTCGAGGCCCAGCCGCCGAGTATCATGCCGTATATGCCGAGGCCGCCTATCGCGAGAATGTAAAGTATCCCGACGTTCATGTCGGAGAGGTAGAGCGTTATCTCCTTCCCTACGAACGGGATGGCGAACTTCTCGCCGAACGGTATGGCGACGAAGACGAGGAACGCCGGTA
The genomic region above belongs to Deltaproteobacteria bacterium and contains:
- a CDS encoding monovalent cation/H+ antiporter subunit D family protein, which translates into the protein METIVSIRPFIAILASAVVVALIIMSRNRPNLRESWTYLAALVKFALVVSMFPDIFSGKIIEYTLFTVLPGIELKFRVDALGLFFATTASFLWIIATTYSIGYMRSLNEHAQTRYYACFAIALSSALGVAFSANLFTLYLFYEVLSIMTYPLVAHHEDDEAWEGSKKYIVYLMGASKTFLLGALILTYMITGTLDFQQGGIFNTGMSQTLVTITYVCFLLGFAKAGIMPLHNWLPSAMVAPTPVSGLLHAVAVVKVGVFSVVRVMLHTFGIDVMSAFNLGMPTVYFVSITILAASVIALTKDDLKARLAYSTVSQLSYVILGVALLTPHGISGGILHIGNHAFSKITLFFCAGSIFVASHIKKISNLSGIGYKMPLTMAAFTIGALSMIGVPAMAGFTSKWYMGIGAMEAMDTVPLIVLLASTVLNAAYFLPIVFKAYFESPEGNVHLEGVKEAPKFVLVPLLVTAVITVAIGVYPDFLLSLAERVLQ
- a CDS encoding NADH-quinone oxidoreductase subunit J, with the protein product MEKLFFLMFAAVAVASGLAVVTVRNPVHSALALIMCLIQVAALFVLLRSPFLAAVQIFIYVGAVMVLFLFVVLILDMRKAVLQAFPPVKKRFVVGVILVLAAQMLAFVFLTPMGISPAVAWEPTVESIGRMLFTKYLFPFEVVSVILLAALVAAIVIAKERR
- a CDS encoding NADH-quinone oxidoreductase subunit N, which translates into the protein MNGPDVAAFFSPGDFLAILPEMVIAGMACIILMVDLVVPRSKRWVVPALAVLSVAVAAWFSWNLAGSGISAFSGMFVLDGYSAFFKLIFYIVAVFAVLVSLRYIKTEEIDLGEYYVLMLFSLSGMMIMASGSDLLTIYLGLELASLPVYALVGFLQTSRKSNEAAMKYVILGAFSSAILLYGISLIYGLTGTTQLAAISAALEAGAVTGPLFTLAVIMLVAGFAFKVAGFPFHMWAPDAYEGAPTPITAFMAAGPKAAAFAVIMRVFLEGLFPAYDNWQMAIAAIAVGSMVVGNITAIMQTSIKRMLAFSSVGHAGYALLGIVAGSEEGMASVMFYLLVYAFMNLGIFGIIILMRKDSQSGDQISHYAGLAKSNRLTALAMLVFLFSLAGIPPTAGFVAKFYVFMALIHKGMVGLAVIAALMSAVAAYYYIRIVMLMYMREPEKEFALASSRGLLCVLIIALAAVVALGVYPAYFINLARYAAFPL
- a CDS encoding NADH-quinone oxidoreductase subunit M; translation: MSGHLLSSIVFLPVLGALVILFIKDARAIRWVALVTLAADFALAIPLMNAFDVSTHSMQFVERHEWIPAWNISYYLGVDGISVLFVFLTAFLGIICVLASWKAIEKKVKEFMIALLIMQAAMLGVFSALDMFLFYLFWEAMLIPMYLIIGVWGGPNRVYSAIKFFLYTLAGSILMLVGMIALYFAAGKTFDMLVLMEHKYSFAFQIWVFMAFFVAFAVKVPMFPFHTWLPDAHVEAPTAGSIILAGVLLKMGTYGFLRFCLTMFPDASRFFATPIVIISIVAIIYGAFLALAQKDLKKLIAYSSISHMGFITMGIFLFNKNGIEGAILQMFNHGITTSALFLCIGLIYERTHTRQIGDYGWAASRVPVYATFLFIFTLASLGFPGTNGFIGEILIAFGAYEVYKPYLILLLIGIVGGAAYMLYMYKSMAFGADSHGHGGHGHGHGDSHGHKVWDVDFREAIALLALVVFVFWVGFHPEDFLGYMHESVGNLINQANASKFEGFGL
- a CDS encoding NADH-quinone oxidoreductase subunit I, translating into MSKGPSRIAEFIKKALFVDFVKGLSITLKYNVSRSITLKYPDEEKWVPDRRFRGQHTLNKDENGRELCVACELCAKVCPTKCITVIPMEDNTGRGIADRVAKVWKVELARCMFCGYCEDACPTRAVRLGRDYELACLDLSCTTREKDELLKPQSIPESIQGGFIVRSKFERTPEGIRVVPDLRMQKKRNL
- the nuoK gene encoding NADH-quinone oxidoreductase subunit NuoK, whose product is MVPVTWYIALSAVLFMIGAAGVLTRRNVIVILMSIELMLNSVNINFMAFSYLLGDMTGQIFTIFTITVAAAEVAVALGILIALVRSNKTFNVDEIDALKG
- the nuoH gene encoding NADH-quinone oxidoreductase subunit NuoH is translated as MPDLATLLEILIIVVKVSVISGILFSLPLPLTWIERKVAGHIQVRLGPWRVGPHGVLQPFADMVKLLIKEDIVPDRADKFLFKLAPILSMIPAFLVFVAIPFGEKFAIPFVGKEITLYLSDMNVGILYILAIGGLGIYGMILGGWASNSKYSLLGGLRSSAQMISYEISMSFAAIGVVMLTNSLNLLDMVRSQSGSFLDWNIFYLPVGPVWFVIFIIAALAEINRIPFDLPEDEGTLASGFHTEYSGMRFSFFMLAEYIAMVTVSVLTVIMFFGGWNPPLDISIFHLVPSIFWFLGKVILFIYFFMWLRFTLPRYRYDQLMTIGWKVLIPLSLVNILVTGLMKI